The Methanosphaera sp. BMS genome contains a region encoding:
- a CDS encoding methyltransferase domain-containing protein, whose translation MMTYYDDLDNDEKRVTAFFKAIEKKVHGICYDLGTGSGILAKKASKYADYVYAIEQNPLIADKTRKNLDKYDNIKFIQADATEYQFMENIDVVICEMLDTALIDEEQIPVINNVIKYAADNTEFIPMAVYSTIELINSKIMGICYYEDEHPKYTSLSDEVKYGMIKLNQYNKPEYEEDIQIKVKNGGLLNAIKITTYTILTDEVILEPTPMLNPPLLIPVEQLNVDEGETITINLKYTMGGGLNTIQTTRRYNK comes from the coding sequence ATGATGACATATTACGATGATTTAGATAATGACGAAAAAAGAGTCACCGCTTTTTTCAAAGCCATTGAAAAGAAAGTTCATGGAATCTGCTATGACTTAGGGACAGGTTCGGGAATACTTGCCAAAAAAGCAAGTAAATATGCCGATTATGTCTATGCAATAGAACAAAATCCGTTAATAGCAGATAAAACAAGAAAAAATCTGGACAAATATGATAACATTAAATTCATACAAGCTGATGCAACAGAATATCAATTTATGGAAAATATTGATGTTGTCATATGTGAAATGCTTGACACTGCTTTAATAGATGAAGAACAAATACCCGTAATCAACAATGTAATAAAATATGCCGCTGATAATACGGAATTTATTCCAATGGCAGTCTATTCTACAATCGAATTAATCAATTCCAAAATCATGGGAATATGTTACTATGAAGACGAACATCCAAAATATACCTCACTGTCAGATGAAGTAAAATATGGCATGATTAAACTAAATCAATATAATAAACCAGAATATGAAGAGGATATACAGATAAAAGTCAAAAATGGCGGATTATTGAACGCCATAAAAATAACCACATATACAATACTGACTGATGAGGTAATACTGGAGCCAACACCAATGTTAAATCCACCACTTTTAATACCTGTTGAACAGTTGAATGTGGATGAAGGTGAAACTATTACAATAAACCTAAAATATACGATGGGGGGTGGATTAAATACTATCCAAACAACAAGAAGATACAATAAGTGA
- a CDS encoding VWA domain-containing protein, translated as MNYEKILTLSYFLRREGMDVSIRSSITATVIWDQYKSKLTLTELKDALKSVYVKNKEDLPKYERAFNNVFIYNRDTKNRKADYVPLDIKENQQYTKTASENGPREDTTRETIIRRRLEHKKLVDNSILDDKLSTLDSIDYRVYSLCQKFSKKIANHRSLRKKEEFSHKINIPKTIRKNLKNGGHLINLVYNRPPHHKSKHIFLCDISISCQWATTWFFALMCGCHDSFDRMNIYDFDHRIVDVTQILDMEFKNSFQINVAHQGMGLRPRGHSDMTKAFGQFLRDCKLDYQTDVIILTDCRDWNGRRVNGVLESAKILRKIIVKSRNVYIFNPENKVRWNTPTSCVKDYEEVGAKVFQTSTLNEFAKVIREI; from the coding sequence ATGAATTATGAGAAGATTTTAACGTTATCCTATTTTTTAAGAAGAGAAGGCATGGATGTCAGTATACGTAGCAGCATAACCGCAACAGTCATATGGGACCAATATAAAAGTAAGCTAACATTAACTGAATTGAAGGATGCTTTGAAAAGTGTCTATGTGAAAAATAAGGAAGACCTTCCCAAGTATGAAAGGGCCTTTAACAATGTATTCATATACAATAGAGATACTAAAAACAGAAAGGCCGATTATGTTCCGTTGGATATAAAGGAAAACCAACAGTATACCAAAACAGCCAGTGAAAACGGTCCCCGTGAGGATACAACCCGTGAAACCATTATTCGAAGAAGGCTGGAGCATAAAAAACTAGTGGACAACAGTATTTTAGATGATAAGCTATCCACATTGGACAGTATTGATTATAGGGTATATTCATTATGTCAAAAGTTCAGCAAGAAAATAGCAAACCATAGAAGCCTTAGAAAAAAAGAGGAATTCTCCCATAAAATCAATATTCCAAAGACAATCAGGAAAAATCTTAAAAACGGCGGACATCTAATCAACTTGGTATACAACAGGCCACCCCACCATAAATCAAAGCACATATTCCTATGTGATATCAGTATATCCTGTCAATGGGCTACAACATGGTTTTTTGCATTGATGTGCGGTTGCCATGACAGTTTTGATAGGATGAACATTTATGATTTTGATCATAGAATTGTTGATGTGACTCAAATACTTGACATGGAATTCAAAAACTCTTTTCAAATAAACGTTGCACATCAGGGGATGGGTTTAAGACCAAGAGGTCATTCGGATATGACAAAGGCGTTCGGACAATTTTTAAGGGACTGCAAATTGGATTATCAGACTGATGTCATCATACTGACCGACTGCAGAGATTGGAATGGAAGACGCGTCAATGGAGTATTGGAAAGTGCCAAGATACTTAGAAAGATCATAGTCAAAAGCCGTAATGTATACATATTCAATCCTGAAAATAAAGTCAGATGGAATACTCCAACCAGTTGTGTGAAAGATTATGAAGAAGTAGGGGCCAAAGTATTTCAGACAAGCACCTTGAACGAATTTGCCAAGGTTATACGTGAAATTTAA
- a CDS encoding TrkA family potassium uptake protein, producing MIGIIVGAGRIGYNLALAMSEKHDITLIDKDKAQCEKIANLLDCYIIHGTATNTKLLEEADIDKADFFVAATANDEVNLLSSVYAKDHGVKKVISRLNNVDHRNIFIKLDIPFINPERSATRYIVRNIIRPTAQRLVSVGKGDAEILEIKVRNKDILFTPIKEIENNTDKFIIITIYSGNEEIIPTNETELGYDDRIVVLVKRDYIKEVRHFFTKND from the coding sequence ATGATAGGCATAATAGTAGGTGCTGGACGTATAGGATATAACTTGGCACTAGCAATGTCCGAAAAGCATGACATTACATTAATCGATAAAGACAAAGCACAATGTGAAAAGATAGCAAACTTATTGGACTGTTATATCATTCACGGCACTGCAACCAATACAAAATTACTTGAAGAGGCAGACATAGACAAAGCCGACTTTTTCGTAGCCGCTACAGCCAATGATGAGGTTAACCTACTATCATCAGTATATGCTAAGGACCATGGAGTAAAAAAGGTTATTTCCAGACTGAACAATGTAGATCACAGAAACATATTCATCAAACTGGACATACCATTTATTAACCCCGAAAGAAGTGCCACAAGATACATCGTGCGAAATATCATCCGTCCAACAGCACAACGCTTAGTTTCAGTGGGTAAAGGAGACGCTGAAATATTAGAGATAAAGGTAAGAAACAAAGACATATTATTTACCCCAATTAAAGAAATAGAAAACAATACGGACAAGTTTATAATTATAACAATATACTCCGGAAATGAAGAGATAATACCTACAAACGAAACGGAACTGGGTTATGATGACCGGATTGTAGTGCTGGTAAAACGAGATTACATTAAAGAAGTACGTCATTTTTTTACAAAAAATGATTAA
- the cobQ gene encoding cobyric acid synthase CobQ has translation MKYIMFQGTSSNAGKTLTVAALCNLLSRKGYRVTPFKSQNMSLNSYTTIDNDEMSIAQVMQAEAAGIEPNCHMNPILLKPKEDFTSQVIVQGKPAGDMRFDEYQENFREDALKAIHESLDYLKEDYDITVIEGAGSPAEINMYDRDLANMLIARITDADVILVADIDRGGVFASIVGTYYLLPEEDQKRIKAIIINKFRGNADVLKSGIEKIEELTGVPVIGIVPFAENLNIPEEDSASLSIHQFNENEKITIGTLRLPRIANFTDIDPLDYEPDVGIKLVDIYDDFEGIDALIIPGTRNTVNDIEELKKSGAFDRIKQLAKKIPIIGICGGYQMLSKEIIDAECKESKHGTVEGLGLLDMVTEFGQIEKVVKQSEATVINDSDLGFKKDTIVTGYELHEGITHLSDNVEPFLKIIKGNGNDTDGIYDGAIKDNVCGTYFHGIFHNFEFRRQFTDMLRVKKGLDPLGITTDEFKEAKTANYDQLGDLLADNVDMDFFEKLLKEE, from the coding sequence ATGAAATACATAATGTTTCAAGGAACATCATCAAATGCAGGTAAAACATTAACAGTAGCTGCATTATGTAACTTATTATCAAGAAAAGGTTACCGAGTCACACCTTTCAAATCACAAAACATGTCTTTAAATTCATATACAACAATCGACAATGATGAAATGTCAATAGCTCAAGTAATGCAAGCTGAAGCAGCAGGGATAGAACCTAATTGCCATATGAATCCAATACTTTTAAAACCAAAAGAAGATTTTACATCACAAGTAATAGTTCAGGGAAAACCGGCGGGGGATATGCGATTTGATGAATATCAGGAAAATTTCAGGGAAGACGCATTGAAAGCCATACATGAATCATTGGATTACCTGAAGGAGGATTATGACATAACTGTAATTGAAGGTGCCGGATCACCTGCGGAAATCAACATGTATGATAGGGACCTGGCAAACATGTTAATTGCCAGAATAACCGATGCTGATGTAATCCTGGTTGCCGATATTGATAGGGGAGGAGTATTTGCGTCCATTGTAGGTACATATTACCTACTTCCTGAAGAAGATCAAAAAAGAATCAAGGCAATAATCATAAACAAGTTCCGAGGAAATGCAGATGTACTTAAATCAGGTATAGAAAAAATTGAAGAATTAACGGGTGTACCCGTAATCGGTATAGTCCCATTTGCAGAAAACCTAAATATTCCTGAGGAAGATTCCGCATCATTATCCATTCATCAGTTCAATGAAAATGAAAAAATAACCATAGGGACATTAAGGCTTCCTAGAATAGCAAACTTCACAGATATCGATCCTTTGGATTATGAACCTGACGTGGGAATAAAATTGGTGGACATATATGATGACTTTGAAGGTATAGATGCATTGATTATTCCAGGTACAAGAAATACGGTAAATGATATCGAGGAACTTAAAAAATCCGGTGCATTTGATAGGATAAAGCAACTGGCTAAGAAGATTCCAATAATCGGTATATGTGGTGGATATCAGATGCTGTCCAAAGAAATTATTGATGCTGAATGCAAAGAATCAAAGCATGGAACCGTAGAAGGATTGGGATTACTTGATATGGTTACCGAGTTTGGCCAAATAGAAAAGGTCGTAAAACAAAGTGAAGCTACTGTAATAAATGATAGTGATTTAGGTTTTAAGAAGGATACAATTGTAACGGGATATGAATTGCATGAAGGAATAACCCACCTATCCGATAATGTGGAACCATTTTTAAAAATAATTAAGGGAAACGGTAATGATACCGATGGAATCTATGACGGTGCAATAAAAGACAATGTATGCGGTACATACTTCCATGGAATATTCCATAACTTCGAATTCAGAAGACAGTTTACAGATATGCTACGCGTTAAAAAAGGATTAGATCCATTAGGCATAACAACCGATGAATTCAAGGAAGCAAAAACTGCCAATTATGATCAATTGGGTGACTTACTGGCAGATAATGTGGATATGGATTTCTTCGAGAAACTGCTTAAGGAAGAGTAA
- the nikR gene encoding nickel-responsive transcriptional regulator NikR — MRISMSLPNKLLNEFDDVLRDRGYQSRSKGIRDALKDYILRYQWMNDMEGERVGVLAVIYDHHYVGVMESLTDIQHDYRNQINASLHIHMNEKYCLEVIIVKGDVIYIRDLTEKIMRLKGVEHVKLTSAGTGELEKVKQDN; from the coding sequence ATGAGAATAAGTATGTCTTTACCTAACAAACTTCTCAATGAATTTGATGATGTTTTAAGGGATAGAGGTTATCAATCTCGTTCAAAAGGTATACGTGATGCATTAAAAGATTACATTCTAAGATATCAGTGGATGAATGATATGGAAGGTGAACGCGTAGGAGTGTTAGCCGTAATCTATGATCATCATTATGTTGGCGTAATGGAATCATTAACCGATATTCAACATGACTATCGTAATCAAATTAATGCAAGTCTTCATATACATATGAATGAAAAATATTGCCTTGAAGTAATCATAGTCAAAGGCGATGTGATTTACATAAGAGACTTAACCGAAAAAATCATGAGATTAAAAGGAGTCGAACATGTAAAACTAACCAGTGCAGGAACTGGTGAACTTGAGAAAGTAAAACAAGATAATTAA
- the hycI gene encoding hydrogenase maturation peptidase HycI, with protein sequence MGIGNTLRGDDATGPKIIDIIYEKLVNSDVDSDNIYLLNAATAPENHTIEIREINPSHLIIIDAVEFSDKPGSFIIVDKKQIDTFNFSTHTMPISFLINYLEDSVGCKILTLGIQPKDMTLVDTISDEVNSSIEELAETIIKNI encoded by the coding sequence ATGGGAATAGGAAATACCCTGCGGGGAGACGACGCAACAGGACCAAAGATAATAGACATAATCTATGAAAAATTAGTAAACTCCGATGTTGATTCAGACAATATCTATCTGTTAAATGCGGCAACAGCACCGGAAAATCATACAATAGAAATAAGAGAAATAAATCCCTCACACCTAATCATAATAGATGCGGTGGAATTTTCTGATAAGCCGGGATCATTTATCATAGTTGATAAAAAACAGATAGATACATTCAACTTCTCAACACATACCATGCCAATATCCTTCCTGATAAACTACCTTGAAGACAGTGTGGGATGTAAGATTTTAACACTGGGAATACAGCCGAAGGATATGACACTCGTGGATACAATATCGGATGAAGTAAACAGCAGTATTGAAGAATTGGCAGAAACAATAATCAAAAATATATGA